Proteins encoded together in one Passer domesticus isolate bPasDom1 chromosome 6, bPasDom1.hap1, whole genome shotgun sequence window:
- the ACCS gene encoding 1-aminocyclopropane-1-carboxylate synthase-like protein 1, with amino-acid sequence MDFRGKKYERGSNWSDPEVVELLQLWADESVQIELESCLRNQHVFNRIAEVLREKGIHRTGDQCREKIKKMKLEYRRIKDNSKAPRGGRTWKFYEVMDRVLTSRPALAYGSLSGSMMAQQVLQGSMVESYHHQFTASALPFGHSQHPELMEIKCEEVNSDDHSLTPEPTQAMSYQQGSPEEQEMERAFLERAQNDSPISRVEIPIETSVSPSGFSEPNMANSSRIQNVVPRPGFSALHRLRKKRKGQRLRDPLDDLLLKTLTSQRAMEERFLQMEERRFQRDLDVEERRMQLEQRRFELEREHEFRMFNVFAQMLSILKQSHSGSSSSVAMPQGLDFSQALSEIEGMGGRGSNLQEMRVRPLAKRRIDMHSFCNPSGFQRSPYLSARGNFASVFQGSTEEGYKAYHADKYDEDKNPNGIINFGTSENKLCFDLMSKRLTQADMNVMDPSLLQYPDWKGHLFLREEVARFLTYYCKAPAPLKAENVIVLNGCGSLFSALATVLCDPGEAILIATPCYSGITQSIFLYGNVKLVYAYLDSKITGTSTRPFQLTVEKLEKALQDARAEGVTVRALILLNPQNPLGDIYSLSELRDYLEFAKRHELHVIVDEIYMLSVFDESATFHSVLGMDRLPDPQRTHVMWGITKDFAVSGIRFGTLYTENQDVANAVASLCYFHGVCGPVQHKVAQLLRDRDWINQVYLRANHARLKAAHTYVTDELKTLGVPFLNRNAGFFVWIDFRKYLKTGTFEEELLLWKRFLDNKVLLSCGKAFECSEPGWFRIIFADKTHRLQLGMQRIRKVLEEREQEILAEEKEQPCQSDQDGKADSTDEVIFVSRHQDPICASNSSLGDLIGLLQQQMRSSDWLQKNTAEQFAQEKPEIYDVFSKLVGKQ; translated from the exons ATGGATTTTCGTGGGAAGAAGTACGAGCGCGGCAGTAACTGGTCGGACCCCGAggtggtggagctgctgcagctctgggccgACGAGTCGGTGCAGATAGAGCTGGAGAGCTGCTTGCGCAACCAGCACGTCTTCAACCGCATCGCCGAGGTGCTGCGGGAGAAGGGCATCCACCGGACGGGAGACCAGTGCCGGGAGAAGATCAAGAAGATGAAGCTGGAGTACCGGCGGATCAAGGACAATAGCAAGgccccgcggggcgggcggACGTGGAAGTTCTACGAGGTGATGGACCGGGTGCTGACCAGCCGGCCGGCCCTGGCCTACGGCTCCCTGAGCGGCAGCATGATGGCTCagcaggtgctgcagggcagcatgGTGGAGAGCTACCACCACCAGTTCACCGCCTCCGCCCTGCCCTTCGGACACTCCCAGCACCCTGAGCTGATGGAAATCAAATGTGAGGAGGTGAACTCTGATGACCACAGCTTGACCCCAGAGCCCACACAAGCCATGTCTTACCAGCAGGGCTCCCCTGAAGAGCAGGAGATGGAGAGAGCCTTCTTGGAGAGGGCCCAAAATGACTCTCCCATCTCCAGGGTGgagattcccattgaaaccagTGTTTCACCTTCAG GTTTCAGTGAGCCAAACATGGCAAACTCATCACGGATCCAGAACGTTGTTCCCCGGCCCGGCTTCTCTGCCTTGCATCGGCTGAGAAAAAAGCGGAAAGGCCAGCGCCTGAGGGACCCACTGGACGATCTGCTGCTGAAGACTCTGACATCTCAGCGGGCCATGGAGGAGCGCTTTTTGCAGATGGAAGAACGCCGCTTTCAGCGAGATTTGGACGTGGAGGAGCGTCGGATGCAACTGGAGCAGCGCCGGTTTGAACTGGAGCGGGAACATGAGTTTCGCATGTTCAATGTCTTTGCTCAAATGCTCAGCATCCTAAAGCAGAGCCATAGtggctcctcctcctctgttgCCATGCCTCAGGGTTTGGACTTCAGCCAGGCACTGTCCGAAATTGAGGGAATGGGAGGAAGAGGGAGCAACCTGCAAGAGATGAGGGTTCGGCCGCTTGCCAAGAGGAGGATTGACATGCACAGCTTCTGTAACCCCAGCGGCTTCCAGAGAAGCCCCTACCTCTCTGCTCGTGGCAACTTTGCCAGCGTTTTTCAGGGCTCCACTGAGGAAGGGTACAAAGCCTACCATGCTGACAAGTATGATGAAGACAAGAACCCCAAT GGTATAATAAACTTTGGCACCAGTGAGAACAAGCTCTGCTTTGACCTGATGTCCAAGCGG CTGACACAGGCTGATATGAATGTGATGGACCCTTCACTGCTTCAGTATCCTGACTGGAAAGGACATCTGTT TTTACGGGAAGAAGTGGCTCGATTTTTGACCTATTACTGCAAGGCCCCTGCACCTCTCAAAGCAGAGAAT GTGATTGTTTTAAATGGTTGTGGCTCTTTATTTTCTGCATTAGCCACAGTCCTTTGTGATCCAGGGG AAGCTATTCTGATTGCTACTCCCTGTTATAGTGGTATTACCCAGAGTATCTTCCTCTATGGTAATGTCAAGCTGGTGTATGCCTATTTAGACAGTAAG ATTACTGGAACAAGTACTCGGCCTTTTCAGCTTACAGtggaaaaactggaaaaagcctTGCAGGATGCCCGGGCAGAG GGTGTCACTGTAAGGGCCTTAATTCTTCtgaatccccaaaatccccttggGGACATCTACTCCTTGTCAGAGCTACGGGATTACCTGGAATTTGCTAAAAG GCATGAATTGCATGTGATAGTAGATGAGATCTACATGCTGTCAGTTTTTGACGAATCAGCCACGTTTCACAGTGTCCTAGGCATGGACAG ATTGCCTGATCCACAGCGGACTCATGTGATGTGGGGCATAACCAAG GATTTTGCTGTTTCTGGGATTCGTTTTGGTACTTTGTATACAGAGAACCAAGATGTTGCTAATGCAGTGGCCTCTTTGTGTTATTTCCACGGGGTTTGTGGACCTGTCCAGCACAAGGTTGCCCAGCTGCTTAGAGACAGAG ATTGGATCAACCAGGTGTACCTGAGGGCCAACCATGCCCGCCTAAAAGCTGCCCATACGTATGTGACAGATGAGCTGAAGACACTTGGGGTTCCTTTTCTCAACCGCAATGCAGGCTTCTTTGTCTGGATTGATTTCCGAAAG TACCTTAAGACAGGCACATTTGAGGAGGAGTTGCTGCTCTGGAAGCGTTTTCTGGATAATAAGGTCCTCCTGTCCTGTGGAAAAGCCTTTGAGTGCAGTGAACCTGGATGGTTCCGCATCATCTTTGCTGACAAGACCCACCGGCTGCAGTTAG GTATGCAACGGATACGCAAGGTTTTGGAAGAGCGTGAGCAGGAGATActggctgaggagaaggagcagccttgTCAATCAGATCAGGATGGCAAAGCAGATAGCACAGATGAAGTCATTTTTGTATCCCGCCACCAGGACCCTATCTGTGCCAGTAACTCCAGCCTTGGTGACCTCATTGGCCTCCTGCAGCAACAGATGCGTTCATCTGACTGGCTACAGAAAAACACAGCTGAGCAATTTGCCCAGGAAAAGCCAGAGATCTATGACGTGTTCAGCAAACTGGTGGGGAAGCAATAG